Sequence from the Papaver somniferum cultivar HN1 unplaced genomic scaffold, ASM357369v1 unplaced-scaffold_150, whole genome shotgun sequence genome:
gggctagattgagctgctagattagccaaaaAGTATTGCAGTTCAATAAAATgtgttgtctatttgttaacatTAGTTCTCTCTCCTAGAATTCACTCTCATttgaactagcagcgagataGTTGCGCCGAATGGTTCGACGTTGAGAAAATATGCTTTTCGCGGAATGGTTCATCACAgaatgatttattttttgatctgacgACTAAGATTAGTTgcgttgaatggttcagcgctagaAAATATGCTtttcgctgaatgattcagcgcagCTTCTTTTTGTTGTTCCATTCTGCGCATCTAGTATACTAGATTCACACTCCCATAATACTTGGGAGGTTGCGCTAGCTGACGTGCCATTCAGCGCATATAGTATACTAGATTCGCACTCCCATAAAACTTAGGAGGTTTCCCTACCTAACGTGGACTGTTAATCTAGTCTTTAGATTAGCACACCACATGACTAAGCCTAAAAGACCTCACAGTGATACTATCTTAATTTCAAAATTTGGCCAAGCCCCAGGCAGGCTGCCATAGTCTTAATGAAGTAACGAGAGAGCCAGTGGCTCAAAAGAGAAGTATCCCTCCCTATAGCCTATCCTATGCTGCAGCTATACCAATCAATAGTATTAATTTTGCCATTAGCCTATTCTATGCTGCAGCTATACCAATCAATAGTATTAATTTTGCCATTAACAAAGAAAGATCCGTACCGTACTACTCTAATTGTATCAAGTCGCCATGTGCGGTATAATGATGCTATATATAGGGCCGATACCCTTACTAGCCAACTGCCAACCCCCTATCCAACTTTTTCATGGAAGCCCATTTATGGCAAATATACCATTTTTTGTATGAACCATTTttcagggaccatggttttttttgggaccatggtcttatcagaccaacctccctatacttataagaggTATCCTAAATTTAGGTAagtacacatttaccctttactttaatttaaattaaactaatctaataactatataaatctaaccatatatatctaatctaaatgaatctattaaccaaaatcaaaatcaaaaatagttgggaatcgaaattttttagttttgaaaaaaaatttatcctcttcttcttctctctttgctTGACGTTCCTCATTCGAttgaaaatgagtattaaccatcaaaatgagttgaaaatggaagttgcagagagaagttcggctaggaattatgtgaaaaattttgtcgaactaaccgaacctaatggaaatgatgaacatgaagaacagtttggctatttcgcaaaaaaaaattcccaaccgaaccttagttcgttTATGTCGTAAAagacatttcccaaccgaaccctaatagttcggttagtagcaaaaaacatttcccaaccgaaccctaatagttcggttagttgcaaaaacatttcccaaccgaaccttagttcggttagtagcTAAAAACATTttccaaccgaaccctaatagttcggttagttgcaaaaacatttcctaaccgaactaagttcggttacgtcgcaaaaaatgtttcttagccgaactttaagttcggtttgatcgtaaaAAGTTCTAAATTTTTTTATAACCAAACTATTTAATGGTCACACCAAATATAGAGTTTGGTTTGATCCCaaggaaaaatttcaatttttgtaaccgaacttcttactggtaactaatcattactaatcatactaatcactaatcattaaattcgtttttggtcataaatttgggtaaccgaacttaatcgcaaaaacaattaaaatttctcgcaaagaaaattttcaattttttgtaatagaacttcttaatggtaactaatcattactaataatactaatcactaatcattactaatcattaacaaaaactaattaatcattaaactaacacatttaattaaggaggataagtttggtattaagaaaaacatttagataaggggtgacttaggattacttataatttcttcataaaatagaatcatggtccccacaaaaaaaaacatggttcCAAAAAATGATTCTTTTGTATTTCCTTCCTTCCTCCCGATGAGGGAGGCCGGGAAAGAGATAGGGATTAGGGACAAGATGAGTCTGTGGCTACCTCCCGTTAAATGTGAGAGCTTCACAAGCAAAATACACCAATGTTGAAGAGAAAACGGAGTACAATgatagttacaaaaaaaaaattgtggttgTTAAGAAATAATTAAGCGAAAAAGAGGTTATAACTTGGACTATACCTTGTAGAGGTCGATTCATGGCATGGGTTCTACACCTATCCATTTACAGAGACGGATCCGAAACTACTGAGCCTGCTTTGCTCCTGAAGGAGAACCATCATATTCAACTAAAAGTCTTAGATCATATCTTCACCAAAAGATATATAATCTAAATCCAGTAATTCTTTAGACTACGTAATCCAGTGTGTGTGATGATCAAATGACTAAAAAAAGTCGCCACGAGTTATTGGCAATTACCTGGAAAGATCTACAAGAAAAACAGAAAACGTATATTAAAATTCCTTGCTGACTATACAACTCCAAATGAAGATTTGGAGAAaaactgaaaaaataaataaatacaggaTGGTgatataaatggtgtaacgtattCGAAGAGGAAACGTAGTACGATACTACGATGATGATTGAtagatacaaaaataaaaacggtAGTTAAGAAACATTTATGCCAAAAAATTATATGTATAGAATGATAACCTCCCAAACTATACCACGGATACTTGTAAATTTTATATGAAAAGCATTTTGAAACACCCATGCATAGCTATCAAACTATACATATCTTTTATACAAATAATGATCAAATAAAatgtaattttagaaatattggATTGTTTAATGATATAGATCATCTATTTTGGACAAACTTTAGaactaactaggtcatctaatttggacggagggagtatatattgTTCCTATATTAGTTTTATCCCGTAGAAATTATCTAAGACACCGATCACATTTCATAGCTGTGTCGAGAGAAAGACTAGTAGCAAGAGCAAAATGATGATCAACTAATCGTATCTTTATCACCTTACACGGTCAATCATGAGTTTTTTTGTGTTATGGATGTTTGTTGCTAGTATGGTCAATTCAGGGTCTTTTTGCCTCAATGGATTGAGCTACACTGATGATCAAAATGGTgtataatcaaaaaaaaaaaatacttgttGTTAATTTATTTCTCCTTTAGTTCTTAATCTAATATATCTCTAACTATCTGTTCTACTCAGGTCCAAATTATACATTCCTTCATGAAGCAACGTCAGCCCCAGCTATATCATATTACCATTACATTATAATTGGAGGAGGAGCTGCCGGTTGTCCACTAGCTGCAACTCTTTCGTCGAAATATAATGTCCTGTTAATAGAAAGAGGAGGATCCCCTTACGGAAATCCTAACATAACCAATTTGAGTTCATTTCGTAATATTACTCTTGCAGACCTCTCTTCAACTTCCCTTTCCCAGCGTTTCATATCTGAAGATGGTGTAATTAATTCGCGTGCAAGAGTTTTAGGCGGCGGAACTTCCGTAAATGCTGGATTTTACTCGCGTGCTGAGCCAAAGTATGTTAAGGATTCAAGTTGGGATGATAAACTAGTAAATGAATCTTATGAATGGGTGGAAAAACTCGTCGTATGCAAGCCAAAAGTTGAAGCTTGGCAATCTGCAGTCCGAGACGGATTGCTAGAAGTTGGTGTGTTACCAAATAATGGATTTACGTTTGATCATGTTAATGGCACTAAAATTGGTGGTACCATGTTTGATCAGAATGGGCATAGACATACTGCGGCGGATTTGCTTCGATATGCAAATCCTAAAAGGCTCACTGTTCTTCTCCATGCTACTGTCAGTAGGGCTTTGTTTAGTTCAAAAGGTACGATGAAGGATTTTAGATTTGCTAATAGCATCTAGACTCACTTTCAGTATTTTGACGAGTCGATCAAAGTTATGAAGCTTATGTTCATGTGCAATAATGTTTGTGCAGGAAAACAAAAGCCAGTTGCTTATGGAGTGATATTCACTGATAAATCTGGTATGAAACACAAAGCATATTTGAAGCAAGAAGGGTTAGGATTCATGAAGAACGAGATCATATTGTCATCCGGTGCATTGGGAAGTCCTCAATTGTTAATGTTGAGTGGTGTTGGACCAGCTGATCACTTGAGATCCCTGAACATTACAGTTGTGGTTGATCAACCTCTTGTTGGTCAAGGGATGTCTGACAATCCTATGAATGGAATCTTCGTCCCTTCTCCTACAGAAGTTGAGGTATCACTCGTTCAAGTTGTTGGTAttactgagtttgggaattacattGAAGCAGCTAGTGGCGGAAATTCTACTGTATTTAATGGTGGGATCATATTTGAGAAAGTCATCGGTCCATTATCCACTGGCCATCTTGAGCTCAAAACCAAGAACCCAAATGCCAACCCTCTTGTCACTTTCAACTACTTCAAAGAACCCAGAGACCTCCAGCGGTGTGTTAATGGTGTTAAAACAATTGAAAAGGTAATAGCATCCAAGGCATTCTCTAAATTCAGGTACGACATTATCATTGATTACGCTGTAAGTCTATCTAACGTATTCTTCGCCTCCGGATCGACTTTTTCAACAAATCTTTCGATTATGTATACACAGGTTTGATAGTATCTCCTTCCAGACACTACTCAACTTAACTTCGAGTTTTCCCATAAACTTGGTACCCAAAACTGGAAATGACTCGACATCGTTGGAGCAGTTCTGCAAAAATACCGTGACGACTTTATGGCACTAACATGGAGGATGTCAAGTTGGTAAGGTTATTGATCAGAATTATAAGGTTCTTGGTGTTGATTCTCTGAGAGTTATTGATGGATCGACATTCATCGACTCTCCTGGCACAAATCCTCAGGCTACAACTATGATGCTTGGAAGGTATATAATCTTAACTCCGTTACACTATCACGGGTTTCGATCTATTGAACGTTTGGTTCACAAAAATTTTCAGCTATTATCCTCTTTTGCGTATGATAATGTAGGTATATGGGAATCAAGATTCTGAACGACAGACGATTACATCTAGATGGAACTACGGAAACGTAACTAATGATTGAATTAATTAAGCTGTATACAGAAGTAGTATACGATCAAAATCGATTAATCTTTATAATATGTATCATCGTCTATGCGTGTTTTGTTTAAAGTTTTCCGCGGAGAAGTTTATGGTGGAGTATGCTACCATTTACTGTTTGGTGGACCGTTTGGAAATAAATCTAGATATTTGAATCAGCTGATAGTCGCGATTAAATGCACTCTTTATACTTGGGCTCTCCCTATCAATACTTTTGAGAGAATTACTTTTGAGTACTCAAATATGTTACTGGGATGCAATAATTGGCAAATGGCTAactgcattttttttttgtatttttggttCTTTATGTCACTAGATACATTTTGTTTTTAATAAATCTAGATATTTGGAGAATCATTCACTGCACGATCTGCTCGATGTTGTGGAAAGAGAGAAATGGGGGAGTGTTTAATGTTAGACACAGATGTGTTTCTGAAGTTATTGATCATGTAAAAAATGCTAATAGTTCCATGGCCCTGTGATCTAGATACTTTCAAATTTGTAAACTTCAACCTTATTTGGAGTAACAGGTGCTTTCTCATGAGTGTGTAATCTTCTGTAACTTTGTGATGGagttttttcctcttttttctttaaatataATTTTCTTGTAATAAGGAGAAAGAGAGAAGGAGACACAAAATAGAAGGGAGGAAGGGGAGAAAAATCTTATTCATTGTGTATAAAATACAAAGGTTTAGGACTCTATATATAAAGTTTACATACTTGGTTCCCAAGTAATAGGGTTCCACTAAAGTGATCATCTACATGATAAACTgccgtttataacactcccctaAATGACCACTGTATCTAagtaattgcctcgttaaaacctttgtcaggaaaatccaaaagggacaaaacctgatcgaagggaaaagagtacaattgtgagaaaacttagaacatagttggacatgcatatgttgcctcgttaaaactttgataaggaaaatccagtgggacaaaaccttggcgaaggaaaaagagtacaacacgttAGTCCGGTAAAATACATTTTACtatgatgctccccctgataagtactttcattaaatcttggcttgcaaatcttcgagtctaaatgaacgaatttcttgaatgctggAGATAACAATGCTTTCATCAGAAATATGTCAGTTGGTGAAGTCTTATTTTGTGTTAGTCCTCTAATAGTAGTGTTCTCGAGTTTTCATGCTTCTTTCAAATACATTAAGTACTTGTGTCTTGGATTGCTAATTTCttggagatgatttgcagaaatagttgatgtagtttccTCAACAAAGTACCAAGATATGAATAACTTATCATACGTGAACAAAAAACGTAATTGTGAGAAAGAAATCCAAACTCTTAGGAGATGATTAAGTTGATTTGGCTTAATCAAATGTGGGCATCCACTAAACAACCAAAATcgatacaactcccccttggatgaccatcatgttgaaataaattgcctcactaaaacctttccaataaaacccaatgggaaaaatttggacgaaggaaaaagaggacaaatatcaacattttgaaagaaaattatggATGCTGactcaactatatgagtattaCAAAAAGTAAGCATCAAAATAATATCTCTAGTCTATATCAAAGACGAGTTTATACTAacataattctaactgcagatttaagaaaggaaaaaaaaatagaatttatGCTGCAAAAACGTGGATTTTCGTGTTTTTAAGGATTTCTCAAGAGACCTGTAATGTTGAtaacatcaactaattaatccggatttttggttcttaccaaatttctaaaaacacagaAAGGATTGTTAAAACTCAACACATTCGAGTCAGCTGGCTGTCTGAATATAATTTTAATTCTACAAGGATTACAATTTTGAATATGTTCCCAATCACATTTCTTGTGTAAATGCAATATGAGTCCT
This genomic interval carries:
- the LOC113335848 gene encoding protein HOTHEAD-like — translated: MSFFVLWMFVASMVNSGSFCLNGLSYTDDQNGPNYTFLHEATSAPAISYYHYIIIGGGAAGCPLAATLSSKYNVLLIERGGSPYGNPNITNLSSFRNITLADLSSTSLSQRFISEDGVINSRARVLGGGTSVNAGFYSRAEPKYVKDSSWDDKLVNESYEWVEKLVVCKPKVEAWQSAVRDGLLEVGVLPNNGFTFDHVNGTKIGGTMFDQNGHRHTAADLLRYANPKRLTVLLHATVSRALFSSKGKQKPVAYGVIFTDKSGMKHKAYLKQEGLGFMKNEIILSSGALGSPQLLMLSGVGPADHLRSLNITVVVDQPLVGQGMSDNPMNGIFVPSPTEVEVSLVQVVGITEFGNYIEAASGGNSTVFNGGIIFEKVIGPLSTGHLELKTKNPNANPLVTFNYFKEPRDLQRCVNGVKTIEKVIASKAFSKFRFDSISFQTLLNLTSSFPINLVPKTGNDSTSLEQFCKNTVTTLWH